The Ricinus communis isolate WT05 ecotype wild-type chromosome 8, ASM1957865v1, whole genome shotgun sequence sequence TCAAATGGTGTAAACCAATTTAGTAAATCTAGTGGCTGTCTCTTCGTCACTGAGCTAGTATAATCTAGTGGTTGATTACTGCAGTATTCAGCACCTAATTCCCAGAGTACCAAAATGAAAATTGTTTTGCTTCCCCATGGCAACTTGATTTGGAAACGAACAAATATGACTTCCAGTAAAATACTATTCAGGCAGAAACACCTGTTGAAATATGTCCAATGGCTTGAGCACTATTTGTTGtcctaaaattaaatcatttctaAGGATTATATTAGCTGCTGTTAACAATGCAAAGAATGTTGTACTTTCTTAGCACAAGTGACAAGAATCTAGTTGCTTCAAAGTTTATTGTTACAAACCTTATTTCAATCATAACatcattaaattcaaattaaacctCTGTTTTCCCTGCTTTTCCAAGTGAACTAATTGGCTAGTTGCGGCgatattatcatatatttcTCTCCATGGGTACCCTCCACCTtgtgaaagaaagaaatataattgatCAAGTTCTCAGCAACTAAAATTGCACATGACACCTAACTCAATTCTCTTCCAACCGAAATAACATCCTTTGGATCGTCTCTTTAAGCATCAAGCAAGACGACCACCAATACCTTTATAAAAGCCACTCTTGCCTATATCCAATTGTCCTCTCAACCTAAAAGCTCAAGCGACGGCATCACGCCAAGTTTTAAAGCTTTTTTAGGCCTATCAGATAAGGAAAATGTGGAGCTGGTGCGGACAGTTTCATGTGCTAACACAGTTTCCACTGTGTCCCCAGTTTGATACTGTATGTAATCCTGTAATGATATCGGCAGGATCAGGTAGAAGTTTACTACTGAGCATATCGGTCAATGGAAATATAGTGAACATAACTGCAGGACTGGACTTGGAAACAATGCTTAACGCTATATATACGGATAATCAAGTTGCTATTTATCAGATTGACAAGATTTTACTTCCTTTTGAACCTTTTGCTCCTATTCCGGCAAAGCCAGCGGAAGGTCCTGATGATAGTTGCTTCTGAGGATGATTCTAGTGCTAACAACTTTGGTTTTGCATTACAATGCAGTGTTATTTGAGGATTTTGTAAAATCTATTTCATAGATTTTGCTAAATCacaaattttttcaatttttccaatttcataaattttgacaagtccataaattttaaagtgtCAGTCCAACAAGGCTTCGGTATATTTGCTGTAATGATCCTTTCGTGACATTAAAGAGTTTGGATGATCTGCACTAGACTTGGGTTCAAGTTTCTTATTGGTGCATGATCTTTTTGATTTAGATTGAAGAGGGGTAATTATCACTGCTTTCCCTGAATAATTGCCAATCCTGTCAGTTGTCAAATATATGGTGATGATATCAATCTGCTTGTTGCATTGAATCTTCAACTAATTGcagtatatatatacttaatatattaaaaaaataattaaatatcagttccttaattatttaataaagagAACAATGTTATTCAGTAAAATATTGCTCATTAAAATGGTTTAGGACATAAGTGATCAGTAATTCTTGACATTTCACCCCTGACCACAACTCATTTACTGTTTCTTTAACATCAcctttaatttcataaaaagcTTCCTCCTAGTTAGAGATAGATTATCCATATTTACATCCATAAGCAATGAAACTAAAGGTGTATGTATCCTAATTAACAGGTGaactatatgtatatatagttcttttatatttagatattaaaaaattaatataaactcaattatttaaaactaatgaatatatattactcATCGAACGATTTAGTGTATAAATAGAGATATACATTAAAgcagataatttattttttctaatttaaccttctttatttttatttattataccaATTTAGCGATTAACTATTTAAGGAGTCACTAGCTATCTTCtcatagtatattttttatagagaatTCTTTacaaatattctaaaatcaataaaaaatattatttttagtgtgtaattttttttttaaaacactGTTTTTTAACTTTGTTTTAGAAAAATGGTGTGGTTgtcttttaactatttttttgttattctttaattattttttggttgttttatcaaaaaacaactgaagaaaaatcaaaaccatATTCTTGAAGTTTTAACAtagtaaaaatgaaaaaactcAACACcgtcttttttataaaaaataaaaaccatgggtattttgttattttttttctttttattaaccTTAAGactaaaagtaagaaaaatgtctaatttatttattattaattaatttaagaattttactttattaataaattatttttattgtacttttaatatttgtttatatcaattattatttaatcattagTATACTGATTATTTTgtcttttcataaatattaccaaataaaattaataacttaatagTGATAACTccatttattaattcaatCCAATCAGGCCCTAACAAGAATATCGAATATCAAAAAGAGAAACTTATGgacttttaaaagaaaaaagaaaaaaggagagagagagagagagagactcAAGGTCTATAtattttgacaattaaatattttattttgctacTAGATATCATAAAATCCAATCACTAATTCACTATCTTCCCAACAAGTTCAATCATTTGCACAAAGTAAAAGGTAACATCACAACTCTAACATATCTTAATAAGTGGCTTTTCCACTTATATAAGTGATAGTGATACATTAGAGGGAGTCTCTTCATGTATCACTTATAGGTAACCCCTTAAAGTCATGAGAAATTATGGGATTAAGCTGCTATACACAAAATTAGTGAACCCAATTTATGtgtttgtaattatatatagatttatatattatttactacACATAATAATTTCTCaagatttataaatctaatccAAATATAAACATTCAATTACAGAAATCTTCACATATTAATCTTCAAAATACAATGAGATAAGTCTAGTTAACTAGCATCCAATATGCTGTTTACAATTTTTAGTGTATAATATAATTCTGTATTGAGAGCTTTCCTATATATGTCCTCGACAACACTTTGATACAGCAAGCTTTGAGGACTActgtttgaaaataatattactttatttagaTTGAacgaaaaattatattaagatataattttagtttattttctaaaagagttatattttttagatatatctcTTAAAAATTCATGTTTTttggataatatttttatatttaatatttatgttttatataataaagcacgtattaattttgtatgttatttaaaatttaacactaAATAGCAAGTGCTGCCAATGCCATTGATCAATTGAGGAAAATGGCAGCTGAAAGTAGTGAACCGAATTATGCGTTTTCTTCAGCTGAAATGTCACTGATGAATATGAGACACTCTCGAGTAATACAGCAATACGTCCTAAATGATTCACAAACATCATTTCGACAATCATTTACATCTTTTTCCTGCTTTCCAAAGCAAACTAGTGACTTGCTGCAACAGCATTTTACCCTTCTCCATTGACATCCTCCACCTTTTGAGGCAAGACAAGGTAACTAGCAactatagtttttttttttttttctttgtagcTAGACACTTGCGTTTTACATATAGATATGTCAAAATGACTTTGTTTATTTACTAGCAATCCAATTATATATTGTAACTAAAAATTGCACATGGCACCTAATTTCGTTTCCTCTCTACCATCATAAAAACCCTCCTTAACCCCTCTTTACAGATATCAAACACTTAATTGTGCATTAACATTCTTGCTTCACTTCTCCAACACTGCCCAAAAATGCAACCAACATTTTTCACACTGttacttctttttctcttcctcCAGTGTACCATCACACTTTCTCAGCCGCCAGCCCCATCACCAGTAGCAGCACCTCCAGCACAGTCACCGGCCCAGGCACCAGCAAAACACCCACCACACCATCCTCACAGCTCTCCCCCGCCACCAGAACCTGCAGACATCATTCAAGTCCTCCTAAAGGCTAGCCATTTCACCTCCTTTGCTCGGCTTATAAAGGCGACTCATGTTGATTACCAGTTAACTGCCCAACTTAACAGCTCTAGTGATGGTATAACCATGTTTGCCCCAACAGATGCTGCCTTTTCGAATCTTAGAGAAAGCGCTCTCAGCTCTTTAAATGACAAAGAAAAGGTTGCATTTGTTCAGTTTCATATATTACCGAGATTTCTCTCAACTTCTGATTTCCAAACTCTGAGTAATCCGATAAAAACGTTGGCAGGGTCAGATAGTCGATATCCAATGACTATAACAACAACTGATAGTTCAGTAAATATAAGTACAGGACTTACAGAAACAAGTATTGCTAACACTGTATACAGTGATAATAGAACAGTTGTTGTCTATGAGATTGACAAGGTTCTACTCCCTAAATACCTCTTTCCACCTGCTGCAGCGCCGGCAGCGGCAGCCAATGCATCAGCAGAGAGTCCTGAAATTGCTAAAGAGGCTTCTGGTGCAATCAGGTCTGTTTTGCAATACAATTCTGTGGTACTTGGAGTTGGCATTTTTGCTGTAATCTTTTGTTTATGACACCAAAAGTGTCTGTTTTCTTCTATGGTTCTTTATATGATTTTTGGGGGGTCGCATTGAGCAGTGTTTATCAGCAACAAGGTGAGttgttttgaaataatttcttatatatatatatgtcaccACTACTGTTTTGTGATTAAgattgaattggaaattttcagattctatttctttttcctcttctaAGATTTCTTTTGTTCACTTTAAGAACtataacaagaaaaataagataaaaatccAAATAAATTATTCCCTCTACTTCCATTAAAGTCACACTATTTATATGGTACGGTCCTAAAACtatttatcaaaagaatttaacattaatatacataagttgacattcattttaaaagtGTTCTCACTTTATAGACAGCTTAGATTTCAGTTATTTGTTTGATAAATTCCAATAATTTGATTGATagagtatatatattatattttgtattagCTATTTCATGGTCGCAGAAGAGGCCACcttgtttgattttcttcaatacTATAACATATATTACAATGTAAATGATTTATGATACTCCTTTTAGTTGATAATTTTGAATGTAAGTGGAATAATACTTATTAGATGTGATCTCCAAAGTACTATAACAAGTCTTCTTTGCTTTTTGccagaaaatagaaaaaggtccttttgtttttctcagGAAAGGATGCTATGAAAATCAGTTTCAAATGGAATATTTGGGTGAAATTcatcattttaatttctattacaATTTTCAGATAAAGAAAACACTTATTCTTGGCAAACTAGTGCTTGCAAGGCAAACCCACTGATTTGGTTTCTTTAGCcatacaaaattttaatacgggcaatatcttttattttcaaacaaAATGCAGGTAACATCTAAAAAAGCTGAACTATGAGACATGCATCTAAAGTTTAATCCTATAGaagatctaaatttttaatggtAGGTAAGCATATACATGAAGCAAAGacaaaaaatcacaaaaagaaaaaaaaaattcaatttcacACTTTAGATCTTAGtttttattggaaaatttttaataatattttaaaattaataaaaaatatcattttcactgtgtaatatttttcttaaaatatactatttttttaatttttttaatatataatgtagttgtctttt is a genomic window containing:
- the LOC8279887 gene encoding fasciclin-like arabinogalactan protein 12, producing MQPTFFTLLLLFLFLQCTITLSQPPAPSPVAAPPAQSPAQAPAKHPPHHPHSSPPPPEPADIIQVLLKASHFTSFARLIKATHVDYQLTAQLNSSSDGITMFAPTDAAFSNLRESALSSLNDKEKVAFVQFHILPRFLSTSDFQTLSNPIKTLAGSDSRYPMTITTTDSSVNISTGLTETSIANTVYSDNRTVVVYEIDKVLLPKYLFPPAAAPAAAANASAESPEIAKEASGAIRSVLQYNSVVLGVGIFAVIFCL